The sequence ATCATGACGGAAACGCCAGGGGCCCCGGCCCCACACCAGCGAAGGGTCAGCCCGGTGAGTACGGTCCCGCCCCCCGAAGGATCCGACGGGGAATCAGAGGAGCAGTCCTCCATATCCGACGCGCAGTGGGCCGCGTTCCTCCGGGACGCCGCCGAAGGCGATGGCGCCGCCGCGCCGAAGGAGCCGTCGGCGCGGGCCAGGATGGTGAACCGGCGGCTGCGGGCCGCGCGCGGGGCGGAGCCGAAGGCCCGCAGGCCGAAGGGACGTGGGTTCCGCGAGTGGGCGGGGGCCGCGGTCCCCTGGGTGGCCGTGGCGGCCGTTGTGCTGGTCGTCGGCTACCAGCAGAACCTGTTCTCGTGGGGCGGGCCGCCCGCGTCGGGCCCGGCCGAGGCCGTGGCACTGCCGGGCGGCGGTGTCTCCGACGGCGATCAGTGCGGAACCAAGGGCTACCACCACTTCCCGCTCCCCGCGTCCGCCTCCTCACCCGAGCCGCAGTCCACGGGCCCGCGTCCCGGCCCGCAGCTCGAACTCGGCTCCTTCGGCTATGAGCAGTTGTCCGGCCGAACCCCCGGCCGGCTCGGCATCGGGCTGCTCTTCGCACAAGGCCCGAAGGGCTCGCTCCAGGTGTCCCGGACCCTGGGCGGAGAGGGCGTCGCGGTGGAGATCGAGGGCCCGGACGGACTGGTCGGCGGCGCGCACGGCCTCCCCGTCACCTGGCACACCCCCAGGAAGGCCGGCCGCGAGGACAAGACGCACATCGACCTGACCGGCGGCGCCGACGCCGAGGTCGCGCTCCCGGCCCGGGCCCTGTGCCCCGGCTACGACGGCAACGCCGTGATGAAGAAACTCGTGCCGCCGATCGACTCCAAGAACACCATCACCGGGCAGCCGGCCTACACCCTGACGGTGTCCGTCCGCGATCCGGGTGTCGGAGAACTGCGCAAGTCGATCGGCTCTCCCGCCGGCGGCAACCTGCTCAGCGCGAACAACCTCGTGCCCGACGGCCCCTGAACGCGGCAGACGCCACTCCGCCACGGGCGCCGGCACATCACGCCTCCACCACCAGCCGCACCGGAACGCCCCGCTGAGCGGGCGGCAGGCGCAGGCCGTCGCGTCCCGGTGTCACCGATCCCAGCACGCTCGGACGGCGGGCGCCGGTGCTGCGGGGGTCCGTGCCCGGCAGGCCGTGGACGGTGAGGAAGCCGAGGACGGCGAAGGCGTAGGCCTCCTTCGCCGGCGCGGGCAGGCCCAGCTCGTCCGAGGTCCGCAGCGGGATCCCGGGCAGCTGATGCCCCAGTTCCCGCACGAGCACCGGGTTGCGGGTACCCCCGCCCGAGGCGATCACCTCCGTGGCCCCGACGGACCGTACCGCCTCGGCGACCGTCCGCGCCGTCAGCAGGGTGAGCGTCGCCAGCGCGTCCGGTGCGCTCAGGCCGTCCAGCCCGGCCGCCCGCAGGTATCCGGCGTGGAACAGCTCCTTGCCCGTCGTCTTGGGCGGCTCCAGCGCGTAGTACGGCTCCGCGAGCAGCCGGTCCAGCAGCGGCCGGTACGGCAGCCCGCGCGCGGCCAGCGCGCCCCCGGCGTCGTAGGCCAGGCGCCCGCCGCTGAACTCCCGGGCCGCCGCGTCCAGCAGCGCACAGCCCGGCCCGGTGTCGAACGCCGTCCCGTCCGGCGCGGTCAGATTGGCGATGCCGCCGATGTTCAGCGCGACCGGCGTACCCGGCCTGCCCCACAGCCACAGCAGGTCGACCAGACTCACCAGGGGCGCGCCCTGGCCGCCCGCGGCGACGTCCCGGGCGCGCAGATCGGCGACCACCGGCAGCCCGGTCGCCTCGGCGATCCACGCGGGCTGCCCCAGCTGGAGTGTGCCGTGCACCCGGCCGTCCTCGGCCCAGTGGTAGACGGTCTGACCGTGCGAGACCACCAACTCCGCGCGCCCGCCGCACAGTTCGCGGTCGGCCCGGACCGCCGCCGCGGCGAAGGCCTGCCCGATCCGGGTGTCGAGCCGGCACACCTCGGCGAGCGGTACGGCGGTCGGTGGCAGCGCCGCCGCGAGCGCCTCGCGCAGCCCGCCGTCGTACGGCGCGCTCACCATTCCCAGCGGCTTCAGGGCCAGCGTGTCGCCGTCCAGGCGCAGCTCCGCGGCCGCCGCGTCCACCGCGTCGTACGACGTCCCCGACATCAGTCCGATCACCCGCACCGGACATCAACTCCCTTCGTCACAGTGCCGTTTCCCCAAGGTCAGTGCGCTCACCGCGCACGCCGCCGCCGCGTAGTAGGCGGGCACGTCCACGTTCCCGGTCCGCCGCACGGCCTCGGTGATGATCAGCCCCGCGCATCCGGAGAAGACCGCGTTCGACAGGGAGTACGCCAGCCCGAGGCCCGTCCATCGCACCCGCGTCGGGAACATCTCGGCGAGCAGCGCGGGCCCGGGCCCGGCCATCAGCCCCACCATCGCGCCCGCGGCACAGGTGGCCACGCCCTTGACGACGGCCGAGGTCCCCGCGTCCTGGAGCAGGTTGAACAGCGGCACCGCGAGCCCGGCCACCAGCACCGCCCCCGTCAGCATCACAGGCCGCCGCCCGATCCGGTCGCTGAGCAGCCCCGCCGGCAGGATCGCCGCGGCGAACCCCACGTTGGCGGGCACGGTGGCGAGCAGCGCCTGCCGGACGTCCGCATGCAGGGCGGTCTGCAGATACGAGGGCAGCACGACGAGGAACGTGTATCCGGCCGCCGCCCAGCCCATGACCCGCCCGGCACCCAGCAGCACCGCCGCGGCGGACACCCCGGCACCCCCGGGACCGCCGTCCGCCTTGTCCTGGGCCCGGAACTCCGGTGTCTCCGCCAGCCCCGCCCGCAGCCACAGCGCCACAAGACCGAGGGGCAACGCCAGCAGGAACGGCAAACGCCAGCCCCAGTCGCCGAGCCGGGCCCCGCTGAGCGCGGTGGCGGTCGCCGCGGCGGCCCCCGCCCCGCCCAGCAGGCCCAGCGCCACCGTGCACGACTGCCACGCGCCGTACAGTCCGCGTCTGCCCGGCGGCGCGAACTCCGTCAGGAGCGCCACCGCCCCGCCGAACTCCCCTCCCGCCGCGAGCCCCTGAACGATCCTCAGGAACGTC is a genomic window of Streptomyces griseochromogenes containing:
- a CDS encoding anhydro-N-acetylmuramic acid kinase, with the protein product MRVIGLMSGTSYDAVDAAAAELRLDGDTLALKPLGMVSAPYDGGLREALAAALPPTAVPLAEVCRLDTRIGQAFAAAAVRADRELCGGRAELVVSHGQTVYHWAEDGRVHGTLQLGQPAWIAEATGLPVVADLRARDVAAGGQGAPLVSLVDLLWLWGRPGTPVALNIGGIANLTAPDGTAFDTGPGCALLDAAAREFSGGRLAYDAGGALAARGLPYRPLLDRLLAEPYYALEPPKTTGKELFHAGYLRAAGLDGLSAPDALATLTLLTARTVAEAVRSVGATEVIASGGGTRNPVLVRELGHQLPGIPLRTSDELGLPAPAKEAYAFAVLGFLTVHGLPGTDPRSTGARRPSVLGSVTPGRDGLRLPPAQRGVPVRLVVEA
- a CDS encoding MFS transporter; protein product: MKLIFEDRGNDGDRGGTAVRAPTLRAVAAGSVGNFVEWYEFGVYGYLATVLAERFFTPAGGSAAEGLVRTYASFALAFFFRPLGAVLFGRLGDRIGRRPVLLGVIALMTAATTLIGALPTYGTAGALAPWLLTFLRIVQGLAAGGEFGGAVALLTEFAPPGRRGLYGAWQSCTVALGLLGGAGAAAATATALSGARLGDWGWRLPFLLALPLGLVALWLRAGLAETPEFRAQDKADGGPGGAGVSAAAVLLGAGRVMGWAAAGYTFLVVLPSYLQTALHADVRQALLATVPANVGFAAAILPAGLLSDRIGRRPVMLTGAVLVAGLAVPLFNLLQDAGTSAVVKGVATCAAGAMVGLMAGPGPALLAEMFPTRVRWTGLGLAYSLSNAVFSGCAGLIITEAVRRTGNVDVPAYYAAAACAVSALTLGKRHCDEGS